The Mycobacterium seoulense genomic interval GACGGGTACATTTGAATCGACGCCCATTCTCCGTCTATGTCGTAGACACTCCCGTCGGGCAGCGGCAGTTGTCGGGTTCCGATCGCCTCATCGGCGACCTCTTGAATAAGCTCGCGCGTGACGACTGCCGAATCGTCATAGGTTCCGTACGCCTGGTAGGTCTCCAGCATGGAGAATTCCGGAGAATGAGTGGAATCCGCGCCCTCGTTTCGGAACACTCGATTTACTTCGAAGACCTTGTCGAAACCGCCGACCACGCAGCGCTTGAGGAACAGTTCCGGGGCGATCCGCAGGTACAGATCGATGTCGAGCGCATTGGAATGCGTGACGAACGGTCGTGCCGCCGCACCGCCCGCGAGCGTCTGCAAGATCGGCGTTTCGACTTCGGAAAACCCGCGCCGCTCGAGCGCGTTGCGGATCGCGCGGACCACGGCGATTCGCTGCCGCGCCACCGTGCGGGCCTGGGGACGGACGATGAGGTCGACGTAGCGCTGCCGCACGCGCGCCTCTTCGCTCATCTCCTTGTGGGCCACCGGCAGCGGTCGCAGCGACTTGGCCGCCATCTGCCAGGAATCGGCGAGGACGGACAATTCGCCGCGGCGTGAGCTGATCACGTTGCCGTGCACGTAGACGATGTCGCCGAGGTCGACGTCGGCCTTCCACGCGTCCAGCGACTCGCGGCCCACCTTGTCCAGGCTGATCATCACCTGCAGGGTGGTGCCGTCGCCCTCCTGCAGGGTGGCGAAGCACAGTTTCCCGGAGTTGCGGGCGAATATGACCCGGCCGGCGATGCCGACGACGTCGTCGGTTGCGGTGTCGACCGGCAGGTCGGGATGCTCGGCGCGGACCTGCGCCAGGGTGTGGGTGCGTTCGATGGCGACCGGATAGGGTTCGCGGCCCTCCGCCAGCAAGCGAGCGCGCTTGTCCCGGCGGATGCGGAACTGCTCGGGCAGGTCTGCTGCTGCATCCTCACTGGCGTCACTCACGACGTGCCAGCTTAAATGACCCGGCTTCGCGCGTGCGGGGACGCCGGTTCAGCGCGCGGTCTTGAGCCGACCGCGCTGAGCGTCGCGGTTGCGTTCGAAGACCAGCCGAAGTCCCTGCAGGGTCAAATGCTGGTCGTACTGGCTGGC includes:
- the lysS gene encoding lysine--tRNA ligase; this encodes MSDASEDAAADLPEQFRIRRDKRARLLAEGREPYPVAIERTHTLAQVRAEHPDLPVDTATDDVVGIAGRVIFARNSGKLCFATLQEGDGTTLQVMISLDKVGRESLDAWKADVDLGDIVYVHGNVISSRRGELSVLADSWQMAAKSLRPLPVAHKEMSEEARVRQRYVDLIVRPQARTVARQRIAVVRAIRNALERRGFSEVETPILQTLAGGAAARPFVTHSNALDIDLYLRIAPELFLKRCVVGGFDKVFEVNRVFRNEGADSTHSPEFSMLETYQAYGTYDDSAVVTRELIQEVADEAIGTRQLPLPDGSVYDIDGEWASIQMYPSLSAALGEEITPQTPAERLWAIADRLGVEIPRDRGYGHGKLVEELWEHTVGNALTAPTFVRDFPVETTPLTRQHRSIPGVTEKWDLYIRGVELATGYSELNDPVVQRERFAAQARAAAAGDDEAMVLDEDFLAALEYAMPPCTGTGMGIDRLLMTLTGLSIRETVLFPIVRPHSS